A genomic segment from Streptosporangium roseum DSM 43021 encodes:
- a CDS encoding RICIN domain-containing protein, which translates to MKRRISGKAATAVITGTVVVSGLAVGVSVASAAPAPGTYTLVNAASGLCLAVPGGSTSDGVQLVQNGCDGAAGQAWSLTAAGSGFQLKATHSGKCAGVKDASTSAGKAVQQEGCSGAASQTWQLTQSGTDYRVVNANGGKCLNTKDNATSAGALVQQNSCDSVATKQWRLVPAGSGPSPTVTPTATPTVTPPPGSTGGLVGWATQGGGTTGGGGTAPVTVTSASALTSALSSAGAAVIRVSGTISCSGMLKVTSDKTVLGNSGATIAGCGLNISEASNVIVRNLNFRGWDDDGINVQYSTRVWLDHNSFSDGYDGALDIKRASDYVTVSWNRFFDHDKTMLLGHSDGNGGEDSGHLRVTYHHNWFDGTNQRHPRVRFGNPVHVYNNYYAGVGSGGGYGVASTEGAGVLVEGNYFENTADPYHRGEGSSDPGSLVARNNHSVNSGAGDAGGSVAAIPYAYSLDPAANVKSVVSAGAGAGRIAV; encoded by the coding sequence GTGAAACGTAGGATCAGCGGCAAGGCCGCGACCGCCGTCATCACCGGCACGGTCGTCGTCTCAGGGCTGGCGGTCGGCGTGTCGGTCGCCTCCGCGGCGCCCGCTCCCGGGACCTACACCCTGGTGAACGCCGCGAGCGGCCTCTGCCTCGCCGTACCCGGAGGAAGCACGTCCGACGGCGTGCAGCTCGTCCAGAACGGGTGCGACGGCGCGGCCGGCCAGGCGTGGAGCCTGACCGCCGCGGGTAGCGGGTTCCAGCTCAAGGCCACCCACAGCGGCAAGTGCGCGGGCGTCAAGGACGCGAGCACCTCCGCGGGCAAGGCCGTGCAGCAGGAGGGCTGCTCGGGCGCGGCCTCCCAGACCTGGCAGCTCACCCAGTCCGGCACGGACTACCGGGTGGTCAACGCCAACGGCGGCAAGTGCCTCAACACCAAGGACAACGCGACCTCCGCCGGCGCCCTCGTCCAGCAGAACTCCTGCGACTCGGTGGCGACCAAGCAGTGGCGGCTGGTCCCGGCGGGCTCCGGCCCGTCGCCGACCGTCACGCCCACGGCCACCCCCACGGTGACGCCCCCGCCCGGAAGCACGGGCGGCCTGGTCGGCTGGGCGACGCAGGGCGGCGGCACCACCGGCGGCGGCGGTACGGCACCGGTGACGGTCACCAGCGCCTCGGCGCTGACCAGCGCGCTCTCCTCCGCCGGCGCGGCGGTGATCCGGGTGTCGGGCACGATCTCCTGTTCCGGCATGCTCAAGGTCACCTCCGACAAGACCGTCCTCGGCAACTCCGGCGCCACCATCGCCGGCTGCGGGCTCAACATCTCCGAGGCCTCCAACGTCATCGTCCGCAACCTGAACTTCCGCGGCTGGGACGACGACGGCATCAACGTGCAGTACTCGACCCGGGTGTGGCTCGACCACAACTCCTTCAGCGACGGCTACGACGGCGCGCTGGACATCAAGCGGGCCAGTGACTACGTCACGGTCTCGTGGAACAGGTTCTTCGACCACGACAAGACCATGCTGCTCGGCCACAGCGACGGCAACGGCGGCGAGGACAGCGGGCACCTCCGGGTGACCTACCACCACAACTGGTTCGACGGCACCAACCAGCGCCACCCGCGGGTCCGCTTCGGCAACCCGGTGCACGTCTACAACAACTACTACGCCGGCGTCGGCAGCGGCGGCGGGTACGGCGTGGCGTCCACCGAGGGCGCCGGCGTGCTGGTCGAGGGCAACTACTTCGAGAACACCGCCGACCCCTACCACCGCGGTGAGGGATCGTCGGACCCCGGCAGCCTGGTCGCCCGGAACAACCACTCCGTCAACTCCGGCGCCGGGGACGCCGGGGGCAGCGTGGCCGCCATCCCCTACGCCTACTCGCTCGACCCCGCGGCCAACGTCAAGTCGGTCGTGAGCGCCGGCGCCGGCGCCGGCCGGATCGCCGTCTGA
- the fxsT gene encoding FxSxx-COOH system tetratricopeptide repeat protein: protein MWGKVPQRNKNFTGRDDLLEQLRKGVTAEVTAVVPHALHGLGGVGKTQVAIEYAYRYRSAYDLVWWVPADQPMLVRSALAGLAPYLGLPSAATTGIEDAATAVLDALRRGEPYDKWLLIFDNADQPEDLNEIVPRGPGHVLITSRNHRWQGVVDTVAIDVFGREESIEFLSKRVSKAVSREEADRLAEELGDLPLALEQAGALQAETGMSVDEYLRLLHEQTALLLAESKPSDYPVSMTAAWSLSVSQLVSKMPEAVELLRCCAFFGPEPIPRDVFAPLSEQAEAESRLGALLGNPILVSRAIRELGRYALVRLDSVSRTIQVHRLVQALLRDELSAEDSDGFRHEVHLLLAAAAPDEPDDNTAWPRYSELLGHVTPARVAQSREPQVRRFVLDVVRYLYSSGDFRSARVLVESLLTQWREDSSGDDEYVLSAQRHLGIVVRELGEYQAAYDLNRVTLTRMVEVLGPDHAETLLLTNSYGADIRARGEFSAALEHDKESLRQHETVFGPDHRRTLRAMNNLSIDYLLLGDYTATRRLLERTYMVQSRAGSGSSKQNILAFRNGLARVVRLSGEYFEACDLGEDAMEYGLQELGADHPWTLRTAKDLSIAKRRAGAIEEALELAESTFERQERIFGRDHPDTLAAALCLANALRASGRTGEALELLRDTSTRYPTMYGEDHPFNYGCATNLALLLRVHGDAEQARQLDRISLEGLNRTLGVDHHYSLTCAINLASDLAVLGELDEALAMSQDTLVRLRDVLGVDHPLTLACATNLVQDLRAEGRDDEADVLRADTFERYHRVLGQNHPDVIVAARNDRLDFDFDPPAI from the coding sequence GTGTGGGGCAAGGTTCCGCAGCGGAACAAGAACTTCACCGGCAGGGACGACCTGCTCGAACAGCTGCGCAAGGGGGTGACCGCCGAGGTGACCGCGGTCGTCCCGCACGCCCTCCACGGGCTGGGCGGTGTCGGCAAGACCCAGGTCGCCATCGAGTACGCCTACCGCTACAGGTCCGCCTACGACCTCGTCTGGTGGGTCCCCGCCGACCAGCCCATGCTGGTCCGCTCCGCCCTGGCCGGGCTCGCCCCCTACCTCGGCCTGCCGTCGGCGGCGACCACCGGCATCGAGGACGCCGCCACGGCGGTGCTCGACGCCCTGCGCAGAGGCGAGCCGTACGACAAGTGGCTGCTGATCTTCGACAACGCCGACCAGCCCGAAGACCTCAACGAGATCGTGCCGCGGGGGCCGGGACACGTCCTGATCACCTCCCGCAACCACCGGTGGCAGGGCGTCGTCGACACCGTCGCCATCGACGTGTTCGGCCGCGAGGAGAGCATCGAGTTCCTGAGCAAGCGGGTGTCCAAGGCGGTGAGCCGCGAGGAGGCGGACCGCCTCGCCGAGGAGCTCGGAGACCTGCCGCTGGCGCTGGAGCAGGCCGGCGCGCTCCAGGCCGAGACCGGCATGTCCGTCGACGAATACCTGCGGCTGCTCCACGAGCAGACGGCACTGCTGCTGGCCGAGAGCAAGCCGTCCGACTACCCGGTGTCGATGACCGCGGCCTGGTCCCTGTCGGTGTCGCAGCTCGTCTCCAAGATGCCCGAGGCGGTCGAGCTCCTCCGCTGCTGCGCCTTCTTCGGCCCCGAGCCCATACCGAGGGACGTGTTCGCACCGCTGTCGGAGCAGGCCGAGGCGGAATCGCGCCTCGGCGCGCTGCTCGGCAACCCCATCCTCGTCAGCCGGGCCATCCGCGAGCTCGGCCGGTACGCCCTGGTCCGTCTCGACTCCGTCAGCCGGACCATCCAGGTCCACCGGCTGGTCCAGGCCCTCCTCCGCGACGAGCTCAGCGCGGAGGACAGCGATGGCTTCCGCCACGAGGTGCATCTCCTGCTCGCCGCCGCGGCCCCCGACGAGCCCGACGACAACACGGCGTGGCCCCGCTACTCCGAGCTGCTCGGCCACGTGACCCCCGCGCGCGTCGCCCAGAGCCGCGAGCCGCAGGTCCGCCGCTTCGTCCTCGACGTGGTCCGCTACCTCTACTCCTCCGGCGACTTCAGGTCGGCGCGCGTGCTGGTCGAGAGCCTTCTCACCCAGTGGCGGGAGGACTCCAGCGGCGACGACGAGTACGTCCTCTCCGCCCAGCGGCACCTCGGCATCGTCGTGCGCGAGCTCGGCGAGTACCAGGCCGCCTACGACCTCAACCGGGTGACGCTGACCCGGATGGTGGAGGTGCTCGGCCCGGACCACGCCGAGACCCTGCTGCTCACCAACAGCTACGGCGCCGACATCCGGGCGCGCGGCGAGTTCTCCGCGGCGCTGGAGCACGACAAGGAGTCGCTGCGCCAGCACGAGACGGTGTTCGGGCCGGACCACCGGCGGACGCTGCGCGCGATGAACAACCTGAGCATCGACTATCTCCTGCTCGGCGACTACACCGCGACCCGCCGGCTGCTCGAGAGAACCTACATGGTGCAGAGCAGAGCCGGCTCCGGCTCCAGCAAGCAGAACATCCTCGCCTTCCGCAACGGCCTCGCCCGCGTCGTACGGCTGAGCGGAGAATACTTCGAGGCCTGTGACCTGGGCGAGGACGCCATGGAGTACGGCCTGCAGGAGCTCGGCGCCGACCACCCCTGGACGCTGCGCACCGCCAAGGACCTGTCCATCGCCAAACGCCGGGCCGGAGCGATCGAGGAGGCGCTGGAGCTCGCGGAGAGCACGTTCGAGCGGCAGGAGCGCATCTTCGGCCGGGACCATCCCGACACCCTCGCGGCGGCCCTGTGCCTGGCCAACGCGCTGCGCGCCAGCGGGCGCACCGGGGAGGCACTCGAACTGCTCAGAGACACCTCCACCCGCTATCCGACGATGTACGGCGAGGACCATCCCTTCAACTACGGGTGCGCCACCAACCTCGCGCTGCTGCTACGGGTCCACGGAGACGCCGAGCAGGCCCGGCAGCTCGACCGGATATCGCTGGAGGGGCTCAACCGCACGCTCGGCGTCGACCACCACTACTCCCTGACGTGCGCGATCAACCTCGCCAGCGACCTCGCGGTCCTCGGCGAGCTTGACGAGGCGCTCGCCATGAGCCAGGACACCCTGGTGAGGCTGCGCGACGTCCTCGGTGTGGACCACCCGCTGACCCTGGCCTGCGCGACCAACCTGGTCCAGGACCTGCGGGCGGAAGGCCGTGACGACGAGGCCGACGTCCTGCGGGCCGACACCTTCGAGCGCTATCACCGGGTGCTGGGACAGAACCATCCCGACGTCATCGTGGCGGCCCGCAACGACCGCCTCGACTTCGACTTCGACCCTCCGGCGATCTAG
- a CDS encoding SIR2 family NAD-dependent protein deacylase — protein MDDADWRRLIDQLRSGDCTPFLGAGACYGTLPTGSELSRKWANSYKYPFPDDHDLARVMQYAAVLEGDPVYLKEQICEYLRSHGLPAFSHAGEPHALLAKFKLRVFLTTNYDNFLMEALAGEGKAAHTAICSWADRNPQETPELPEPSVEEPLVYHLHGSWAEPSSLVLIEDDYLEYLANVAAAQASGNRTLIPIPVLRAMTTRPLLFVGYSLQDWTFRVLFHGLLRAIPAVRLRRHVSVQLLPPVNTPIAEAEERAKQYLVRYLDAGWRISIFWGTAAQFCEELRRRLGPDA, from the coding sequence GTGGACGACGCGGACTGGCGGCGACTGATCGACCAACTCCGCAGCGGGGACTGCACGCCCTTTCTCGGTGCGGGGGCCTGTTATGGCACCCTGCCGACCGGCTCTGAACTCAGCAGAAAATGGGCAAATAGCTACAAATACCCTTTTCCTGATGACCACGATCTCGCCCGGGTGATGCAGTACGCGGCGGTGCTGGAAGGCGACCCGGTCTACCTCAAAGAGCAGATCTGCGAATACCTCCGATCGCACGGGCTACCGGCTTTCAGCCATGCCGGCGAGCCCCACGCCCTCCTGGCCAAGTTCAAGCTGAGGGTCTTCCTCACCACGAACTACGACAACTTCCTGATGGAGGCGCTGGCCGGCGAGGGCAAGGCGGCCCACACGGCGATATGTTCCTGGGCCGACCGCAATCCCCAGGAAACGCCGGAGCTGCCGGAGCCCTCGGTCGAGGAGCCGCTCGTCTACCATCTCCACGGGAGCTGGGCGGAACCCTCGTCCCTGGTTCTCATCGAAGACGACTACCTCGAATATCTGGCCAACGTGGCGGCGGCCCAGGCGTCCGGCAACCGGACGCTGATCCCCATCCCCGTCCTGCGCGCGATGACCACCCGCCCCCTTCTGTTCGTCGGCTACAGCCTGCAGGACTGGACGTTCCGCGTGCTCTTCCACGGTCTGCTCCGCGCCATACCCGCCGTCCGCCTGCGACGCCACGTGAGCGTGCAGCTGCTGCCGCCGGTGAACACGCCGATAGCCGAGGCCGAGGAGCGGGCGAAACAGTACCTCGTCCGATACCTGGACGCGGGATGGCGTATCTCGATCTTCTGGGGCACCGCGGCCCAGTTCTGCGAGGAGCTGCGGCGCCGGTTGGGACCGGACGCATGA
- a CDS encoding HEXXH motif domain-containing protein, translating into MNLREHRIPADTFSDLAAGGGGVTAARLLAATQYSKHVLLVRGVVDTARATGHPQAGAARRGYDLLTAVQAGHPEAVDAVLRYPSVGAWARHTVRRLSDPGAPAVPAQLGALAAAAALRAGTACTVEVPVTDGVITLPSVGQVLVPGGAAGATIRCSPAGAEVVGEGFRIELPASAVSSGADAPGWRPLRALTAEAGDRHLRVLVDDLDPYRMPGSAALSGRLDATRMAYWQSTLDSAWELLVRHHTAVAGETATVVSVLAPMAPENGGQSSASSRETFGCVALSEPLDGCSLAVTLAHEVQHAKLSALLDVVTLLAPDDGSRHYAPWRDDPRPLGGLLQGAYAYLGVTEFWRRQRAHEKGKAAVLASAEFAQWREAARMVCGTLAGSGRLTRAGEIFVSGMIARLDGCAAEPVPDEALTLAHEASRRHRDRWVERNRRSA; encoded by the coding sequence ATGAACCTCCGCGAGCACCGGATTCCGGCGGACACGTTCTCCGATCTGGCCGCGGGCGGGGGCGGCGTGACAGCGGCGCGCCTGCTCGCGGCCACGCAGTACAGCAAGCACGTGCTTCTCGTACGCGGGGTCGTGGACACCGCGCGGGCGACCGGGCACCCCCAGGCGGGCGCCGCGCGCCGCGGCTACGACCTCCTCACCGCCGTCCAGGCCGGGCACCCGGAGGCCGTCGACGCGGTGCTGCGCTACCCGTCGGTCGGAGCGTGGGCCCGGCACACCGTCAGGAGGCTCTCCGACCCCGGCGCCCCCGCCGTGCCGGCGCAGCTCGGCGCGCTGGCCGCCGCCGCGGCACTGCGAGCCGGTACGGCCTGCACGGTCGAGGTGCCCGTGACCGACGGGGTCATCACGCTGCCCTCCGTGGGGCAGGTCCTCGTCCCCGGCGGCGCCGCAGGCGCGACGATCCGCTGCTCCCCGGCAGGGGCGGAGGTCGTGGGAGAAGGCTTCCGGATCGAGCTCCCCGCCTCGGCCGTCTCCTCCGGAGCCGACGCGCCCGGATGGCGGCCCCTGCGGGCGCTGACGGCGGAAGCCGGCGACAGGCATCTGCGGGTCCTGGTCGACGACCTCGACCCCTATCGCATGCCGGGCTCGGCGGCACTGAGCGGCCGGCTCGACGCGACGCGGATGGCGTACTGGCAGTCCACGCTCGACTCCGCCTGGGAGCTCCTCGTCCGGCACCACACGGCGGTGGCCGGCGAGACCGCCACGGTGGTCTCCGTCCTCGCCCCGATGGCCCCGGAGAACGGGGGACAGTCGAGCGCGTCCTCCCGCGAGACGTTCGGCTGCGTGGCGCTCTCGGAACCGCTGGACGGATGCTCGCTGGCGGTGACGCTCGCCCACGAGGTGCAGCACGCCAAACTCTCCGCGCTGCTCGACGTCGTCACGCTGCTCGCGCCCGACGACGGCTCCCGGCACTACGCGCCCTGGCGCGACGACCCCCGCCCGCTGGGCGGGCTGCTCCAGGGCGCCTACGCCTACCTGGGCGTCACCGAGTTCTGGCGGCGCCAGCGCGCGCACGAGAAGGGCAAGGCCGCCGTCCTGGCGAGCGCCGAGTTCGCCCAGTGGCGTGAGGCGGCCCGCATGGTCTGCGGGACGCTGGCGGGCAGCGGGCGGCTGACCCGGGCGGGAGAGATCTTCGTGTCCGGCATGATCGCGCGGCTGGACGGGTGCGCGGCCGAGCCCGTCCCCGACGAGGCCCTGACGCTGGCCCACGAGGCGAGCCGGCGCCACCGCGACCGGTGGGTCGAGCGCAACCGCCGGAGCGCCTAG
- the fxsA gene encoding FxSxx-COOH cyclophane-containing RiPP peptide, whose product MTDIRLSDLDEVGESSLALALRRLLSEEDTGPVAGFTSSI is encoded by the coding sequence GTGACCGACATAAGACTGAGTGACCTCGACGAAGTAGGAGAGTCCAGCCTCGCGCTCGCACTGCGCCGGTTGCTTAGCGAGGAGGACACCGGCCCGGTCGCCGGATTCACATCGTCAATCTAG
- a CDS encoding TetR/AcrR family transcriptional regulator: MSRGTRSGTREEILDAAARLFAATGFKGTSLQDIAGEVGCSKAALLYHFDGKDAILTELLAPPLEALATLDARLAGLGDDAVQLAAVEGYVDLVMRFRREVTVLYDDMPALLQRPAFAGVQEMSDRLLDALAARSPDPAARITALMVLGSVPVVCMKPTEIGDDELRSILTRSAARTLDLRRA, translated from the coding sequence ATGTCACGCGGCACACGCTCGGGAACCCGTGAGGAGATCCTCGACGCGGCGGCCCGTCTCTTCGCCGCGACCGGTTTCAAGGGGACGTCGCTGCAGGACATCGCCGGCGAGGTGGGCTGCTCGAAGGCCGCGTTGCTGTATCACTTCGACGGCAAGGACGCGATCCTCACCGAACTGCTGGCGCCGCCCCTCGAGGCGCTGGCGACGCTCGACGCCCGGCTGGCCGGTCTCGGTGACGACGCCGTCCAGCTCGCGGCCGTCGAGGGATACGTGGACCTCGTGATGCGCTTCCGGCGGGAGGTCACCGTCCTGTACGACGACATGCCCGCGCTGCTCCAGCGCCCCGCCTTCGCCGGCGTCCAGGAGATGTCGGACCGGCTTCTCGACGCGCTGGCCGCCCGTTCCCCGGATCCGGCGGCCCGCATCACCGCGCTGATGGTGCTCGGCTCCGTCCCCGTCGTCTGCATGAAACCCACCGAGATCGGCGACGACGAGCTGCGCTCCATCCTGACGCGGAGCGCGGCCCGGACCCTGGACCTCCGCCGAGCGTGA
- a CDS encoding MMPL family transporter, whose protein sequence is MATLLYRLGRASFRRRRLVLALWLAVLAALGVATAAFIGPTASNFTMPGTESQRALDALAKHFPEAGGATGTIVVAAPEGKQLTTPQARQAIGALTKEASGLPGVVAAVDPFQIGAVSPDGRHALVQVQFAAVNDRVTDGQRAAYAKVGAGAEAAGLRVEHGGEVMTSEPEIGSTEALGVAVAAVVLVITFGSLVAAGMTMLTALIGVGVGMAGLFALSSAIELTSTAPVLALMLGLAVGIDYSLFITSRHRQNLLDGLEPEEAAARAVGTAGSAVVFAGATVVIALAGLAVVNIPFLTVMGLAASGTVAVAVLVAITLQPALLGFAGHRILPRKHRTARQAVPGERGGFGFRWAYIVTRWRVLVILAGVLGLGGLAVPAAEMRLALPDAGTAQAGSPAREAYDLISAGFGPGFNGRLAAVVSGGSAEATGRAAKEATALIQATKGVIAVTPPQPNASGTTVLLAVIPATGPTDAATETLVHDIREKVRGIDGAQVSLTGMTAIGIDVSEKLSDALPVYLLLVVGLSVLLLMLVFRSVLVPVKAALGFLLTVGATFGITVAVFQQGWLAGLLGVDTPGPLVSFLPILLIGILFGLAMDYQVFLVSRMREDFVHGDTAQQATISGTGHGARVVTAAALIMISVFSGFVLLDDPIIKSMGFALAVGVAIDAFVVRMTIVPAVMSLLGDSAWWLPRPLARVLPNVDIEGEQLRAHLDHEATEVPARV, encoded by the coding sequence ATGGCCACCTTGCTGTACCGGCTCGGCCGAGCCTCGTTCCGCCGCCGACGGCTGGTCCTCGCCCTGTGGCTCGCCGTACTGGCGGCCCTCGGCGTGGCCACCGCCGCCTTCATCGGCCCGACGGCCAGCAACTTCACCATGCCCGGGACCGAGTCGCAGCGCGCGCTCGACGCCCTGGCCAAGCACTTCCCCGAAGCCGGAGGGGCGACCGGCACCATCGTCGTCGCCGCCCCCGAGGGGAAGCAGCTGACGACCCCGCAGGCCCGCCAGGCGATCGGGGCGCTCACCAAGGAGGCCTCCGGGCTGCCCGGCGTGGTGGCCGCCGTCGACCCGTTCCAGATCGGGGCCGTCTCCCCCGACGGCCGCCACGCCCTGGTGCAGGTGCAGTTCGCCGCCGTCAACGACCGCGTGACCGACGGCCAGCGCGCGGCGTACGCGAAGGTCGGCGCCGGCGCCGAAGCCGCCGGGCTGCGGGTCGAGCACGGCGGTGAGGTGATGACGAGTGAGCCGGAGATCGGATCGACCGAGGCGCTCGGCGTCGCCGTCGCGGCCGTCGTCCTCGTCATCACCTTCGGATCGCTCGTGGCCGCCGGCATGACCATGCTCACCGCGCTCATCGGCGTCGGCGTCGGGATGGCCGGGCTGTTCGCCCTCAGCAGCGCCATCGAGCTGACCAGCACCGCCCCGGTCCTCGCCCTCATGCTCGGCCTCGCCGTCGGCATCGACTACTCGCTGTTCATCACCTCCCGGCACCGCCAGAACCTGCTCGACGGGCTGGAGCCGGAGGAGGCCGCCGCACGCGCGGTCGGCACCGCCGGATCGGCCGTCGTCTTCGCCGGCGCCACCGTGGTCATCGCGCTCGCGGGCCTGGCCGTGGTCAACATTCCGTTCCTGACCGTGATGGGTCTGGCCGCCTCGGGCACCGTCGCCGTCGCCGTTCTCGTGGCGATCACGCTCCAGCCCGCGCTGCTCGGCTTCGCCGGTCACCGGATCCTGCCCCGCAAGCACCGCACCGCGCGGCAGGCCGTGCCCGGCGAGCGCGGCGGCTTCGGGTTCCGCTGGGCCTACATCGTCACCCGCTGGCGCGTCCTGGTCATCCTCGCCGGAGTGCTGGGCCTGGGCGGCCTCGCCGTACCCGCCGCCGAGATGCGGCTGGCGCTGCCCGACGCCGGGACCGCGCAGGCCGGATCTCCGGCGCGTGAGGCCTACGACCTCATCAGCGCGGGTTTCGGACCGGGTTTCAACGGCCGTCTCGCCGCCGTCGTCTCCGGCGGCTCCGCCGAGGCCACCGGGCGGGCCGCCAAGGAGGCCACCGCGCTGATCCAGGCCACCAAGGGAGTCATCGCGGTGACCCCGCCGCAGCCGAACGCCTCGGGAACGACGGTCCTGCTGGCCGTCATCCCGGCCACCGGTCCCACCGACGCCGCCACCGAGACCCTCGTCCACGACATCCGGGAAAAGGTCCGCGGCATCGACGGCGCCCAGGTCTCCCTGACCGGCATGACCGCGATCGGCATCGACGTCTCCGAGAAACTCTCCGACGCCCTGCCCGTCTACCTGCTGCTCGTCGTCGGGCTGTCCGTCCTGCTGCTGATGCTGGTCTTCCGCTCCGTGCTCGTCCCCGTCAAGGCGGCACTCGGCTTCCTGCTCACCGTCGGCGCGACCTTCGGCATCACCGTCGCCGTCTTCCAGCAGGGATGGCTCGCCGGTCTCCTCGGGGTGGACACGCCGGGGCCGCTGGTCAGCTTCCTGCCGATCCTGCTCATCGGCATCCTGTTCGGCCTGGCCATGGACTACCAGGTCTTCCTCGTCTCCCGGATGCGTGAGGACTTCGTCCACGGCGACACCGCCCAGCAGGCCACCATCTCCGGCACGGGCCACGGCGCCCGCGTCGTCACCGCCGCCGCGCTCATCATGATCTCGGTTTTCAGCGGTTTCGTGCTCCTCGATGACCCGATCATCAAATCCATGGGCTTCGCCCTCGCCGTCGGCGTCGCCATCGACGCCTTCGTGGTGCGCATGACCATCGTGCCCGCCGTCATGTCCCTGCTGGGCGACAGCGCGTGGTGGCTGCCCCGCCCGCTCGCCCGCGTCCTGCCCAACGTCGACATCGAGGGTGAGCAGCTCCGCGCCCACCTCGACCACGAGGCCACGGAGGTCCCGGCGCGGGTCTGA
- a CDS encoding FxsB family cyclophane-forming radical SAM/SPASM peptide maturase, with translation MPEWPSTLDVTELMAGGWRPTPFRQFILKIHSRCDLACDYCYMYEMADQSWRSRPRRMPPEIVAAVAGRIAEHARAHALPSIEVILHGGEPLLAGREPIREAVSSIRSAVGPGTRVDVSLQTNATLLDTSYLRLFDELDVRIGVSLDGDAQMHDRNRRRPNGEGSHAAVAAALGRLSSPSFRHLFAGLLCAVDLRNDPIATYEALVGFDPPAVDFLLPHGNWSAPPPGLVPGSDATPYADWLITVFDRWYGAPRQPTRIRLFGEIMHLLLGGSSSNEQVGLSPAGMVVVETDGGIEQSDILKSAYDGAAATGLHVARDPFDAALTLPSIAARQIGELALAPQCRSCPVARVCGGGLYAHRYRDGTGFANPSVYSPDLLRLITHIRRAVAADVSTLKGSR, from the coding sequence GTGCCCGAATGGCCGTCCACTCTCGACGTGACGGAGCTGATGGCCGGCGGCTGGCGCCCGACCCCGTTCCGGCAGTTCATCCTCAAGATCCACAGCCGCTGCGATCTCGCGTGCGACTACTGCTACATGTACGAGATGGCGGATCAGAGCTGGCGCTCCCGTCCTCGCCGGATGCCCCCGGAGATCGTGGCCGCCGTCGCCGGCCGGATCGCCGAGCACGCCCGCGCGCACGCCCTGCCCTCGATCGAGGTGATCCTGCACGGTGGCGAGCCGCTGCTCGCCGGCCGGGAGCCGATCCGGGAGGCGGTCTCCTCGATCCGCTCCGCGGTCGGCCCCGGCACCCGCGTCGACGTCAGCCTCCAGACCAACGCGACCCTGCTCGACACCTCCTACCTGCGCCTCTTCGACGAGCTGGACGTGCGGATCGGTGTCAGCCTCGACGGCGACGCGCAGATGCACGACAGGAACAGGCGGCGTCCCAACGGCGAGGGCAGCCATGCGGCGGTCGCCGCCGCCCTGGGCCGGCTCTCGTCGCCCTCCTTCCGGCACCTGTTCGCCGGCCTGCTGTGCGCCGTCGACCTGCGCAACGACCCGATCGCGACCTACGAGGCGCTTGTCGGGTTCGACCCGCCGGCCGTGGACTTCCTCCTCCCCCACGGCAACTGGTCGGCTCCCCCGCCGGGCCTCGTGCCGGGCTCGGACGCCACGCCGTACGCGGACTGGCTGATCACCGTCTTCGACCGGTGGTACGGGGCCCCGCGCCAGCCGACCCGCATCCGGCTCTTCGGCGAGATCATGCACCTGCTCCTCGGCGGGTCCTCCAGCAACGAGCAGGTGGGGCTCTCCCCGGCGGGGATGGTGGTCGTCGAGACCGACGGGGGGATCGAGCAGTCCGACATCCTCAAGTCCGCCTACGACGGCGCGGCCGCCACCGGCCTGCACGTCGCGCGTGACCCCTTCGACGCGGCGCTGACGCTCCCGTCCATCGCCGCGCGCCAGATCGGCGAGCTGGCCCTGGCACCGCAGTGCAGGTCCTGCCCGGTGGCCCGGGTGTGCGGCGGCGGCCTCTACGCCCACCGCTACCGCGACGGGACCGGCTTCGCCAACCCCTCGGTCTACAGCCCCGACCTTCTCCGCCTCATCACCCACATCAGGCGAGCCGTCGCCGCCGATGTGTCCACGCTGAAAGGATCCCGATGA